In the genome of Chitinispirillales bacterium, the window CGCATTTTTTATTTTTCAGTCGAAGCATAAACGAAAACGTTATTCTTTTGGACAGCGACGAGCTTGCGCATATTTCAAATGTTTTGAGATTTTGCGAAGGCGATGAAATTCAAATAACGGACGGTAAGGGAAATATTTTTGAATGCAGAATCGTGAAAATAAAAAGAGACAGCGCCTTGTGCGAAATAATTTCTTCAAAATTTTGTAAGCCTTTTTCCTTAGGAATTACACTTGCGGTCGGATTGCCGGACAAAGATAAATTCGAGACGATTTGCGAAATGCTTGCGCCGCTAGGAGTAAAAAAAATTATTCCGCTGGTGACTCGGAATTGCCAAAAAAATTACTTAGACGGCAGATGGGAAAAAACTTTGGAAAGATGCGAAAGAAAAGTTATTTCATCGATAAAGCAATCGCTTAATCCGTATGTTACGAATATTGAAAACCCTGTGAATCTGGGTGATTTCGTAAGTAATTGCGAATTGAATTT includes:
- a CDS encoding 16S rRNA (uracil(1498)-N(3))-methyltransferase, whose translation is MNKKDTHFLFFSRSINENVILLDSDELAHISNVLRFCEGDEIQITDGKGNIFECRIVKIKRDSALCEIISSKFCKPFSLGITLAVGLPDKDKFETICEMLAPLGVKKIIPLVTRNCQKNYLDGRWEKTLERCERKVISSIKQSLNPYVTNIENPVNLGDFVSNCELNLLADFDGKRIGEIVREDKTPESVCIFVGPPAGFSSDEINLLSQNSTKIRIGKYRLRSELAAVAAAAAVGQYLYS